A single candidate division WOR-3 bacterium DNA region contains:
- a CDS encoding ABC transporter ATP-binding protein, whose amino-acid sequence MNVSKIIIDIENLKKTYSDGGIPVHAVRGITCEFEEGEFTAIVGPSGSGKTTLMNLMAGLDTPTEGSVSLNGTPISKMKGSVLSDFRRDNIGFIFQSYNLIPVLTVRENVEFILLLKKVCKKIRDQRVEEVLEEIGLKGFAEKKVTMISGGQQQRVAIARAIAAKPKIILADEPTANLDSENSVNLIEIMLKMNKIHGTTFIFSTHDSLIRDKAKRIITVKDGKIFSDEKK is encoded by the coding sequence ATGAATGTTTCAAAAATAATAATCGACATTGAAAATTTAAAAAAAACATACTCTGACGGAGGGATTCCGGTCCACGCGGTAAGGGGGATAACCTGTGAATTCGAAGAAGGAGAATTTACAGCTATCGTCGGTCCTTCGGGCTCTGGAAAGACCACTTTGATGAATCTAATGGCCGGATTGGACACTCCGACCGAGGGATCGGTGTCTTTAAACGGAACCCCGATAAGCAAAATGAAAGGCTCGGTTTTGTCAGATTTCAGAAGGGATAACATTGGATTTATTTTTCAATCCTACAATCTCATCCCTGTTCTCACTGTGAGAGAGAACGTCGAATTCATACTTCTTCTAAAAAAAGTCTGCAAGAAAATAAGAGATCAAAGAGTGGAAGAAGTCCTCGAAGAGATAGGCTTAAAGGGTTTTGCCGAAAAAAAAGTTACAATGATTTCAGGCGGACAACAGCAGAGAGTCGCAATAGCCAGAGCAATAGCGGCTAAACCGAAGATAATACTCGCTGATGAACCGACCGCGAATCTCGATTCAGAGAACAGTGTTAACCTCATTGAAATAATGCTGAAAATGAATAAAATCCACGGGACAACATTTATATTTTCAACACACGACAGCCTTATAAGAGACAAAGCCAAAAGGATCATAACCGTGAAAGACGGGAAGATATTTTCTGACGAAAAAAAATGA
- a CDS encoding M23 family metallopeptidase, producing the protein MKRNEDRFLTILFIPHNAKSPHVIKIPYFYINSAIILLVLIVIFSTVSFFTMRYYANQKSMLDRKNRSLICERDTLYEIIDQVESIKNELIVLEQLRINLRSKIYEDSQSANYQNDMILADLLPPLGGSSSEYQGYNSLKRTYDEILFLKNQMPTSFDLAEKTLSEAESIDYELAHIPSINPTEGHITSGFGFREDPFLHTTKFHHGVDIPNSTGTHIWAAADGVVNFAGTMSGYGNIIRIHHNCSLETVYAHLDSFAVRLGEKVQKGQLIGYMGSTGRSTDPHLHYEVRINDEPVNPVNFIKN; encoded by the coding sequence ATGAAAAGAAATGAAGACAGATTTTTAACCATACTTTTTATTCCGCACAACGCCAAATCCCCTCATGTCATAAAAATACCGTATTTTTACATCAATTCGGCAATTATTCTTCTTGTCTTGATAGTAATATTTTCAACAGTATCTTTTTTCACCATGAGATACTACGCCAATCAAAAATCAATGCTCGACAGAAAAAATAGGAGTTTAATCTGCGAAAGAGACACTCTATATGAAATAATTGATCAAGTCGAAAGCATAAAGAACGAACTGATTGTCCTTGAACAGCTGAGAATAAATCTCAGAAGTAAAATTTACGAAGACAGTCAAAGCGCTAATTACCAAAACGATATGATCCTCGCCGATTTGCTTCCTCCTCTAGGTGGAAGCAGTTCGGAATACCAGGGGTATAACTCTCTAAAGAGAACTTATGACGAAATACTTTTTTTAAAAAACCAAATGCCGACGTCTTTTGATTTGGCTGAAAAAACCCTTTCTGAAGCAGAAAGCATCGATTACGAACTCGCCCATATTCCTTCGATAAATCCCACCGAAGGTCATATAACTTCCGGATTTGGATTCAGAGAAGACCCTTTCCTTCACACCACAAAATTTCATCACGGGGTGGACATACCAAACTCTACGGGAACACATATTTGGGCGGCAGCCGACGGAGTTGTGAACTTCGCCGGAACCATGTCCGGTTACGGCAACATCATCAGAATTCATCATAATTGTTCCTTGGAAACAGTTTACGCACACCTCGACAGTTTTGCCGTCAGGCTTGGCGAAAAAGTTCAAAAAGGTCAACTAATTGGGTACATGGGATCGACTGGAAGGAGCACCGATCCACATCTGCATTATGAAGTGAGAATAAACGACGAACCTGTAAACCCCGTAAACTTTATTAAAAATTAG